A single genomic interval of Shewanella psychropiezotolerans harbors:
- a CDS encoding substrate-binding periplasmic protein, whose translation MGFERETRVEPLHSYFSHILARIRYLLPLMVMILSLFIDPVKADILTLSLTTGDNYPPFTSRELPQGGMATTLVINAFKKSGYLVEEIEWLPWKRGVTLTQRGQYHATFPYGWTPERAEYFYFSAPFFPTKKYAWSRLGQANTLTNEEDLQGTVYCNPRGYADFGKIKELIDRNLLRRETPNSMLHCFKMLLQKRVDFVSAAPNDAMKALLEAEISPQEVQRSEFVVTEIPLHVIVPKQIPRAQDIIDAFNKGLIILRENGRYEVLKEEFNWVE comes from the coding sequence ATGGGCTTTGAAAGAGAGACTCGTGTTGAACCGCTTCATTCATATTTCTCACATATTCTTGCCCGAATCCGATATTTATTGCCATTAATGGTGATGATCCTTTCGCTGTTTATCGACCCCGTAAAAGCCGATATATTAACGCTCTCTCTGACAACGGGTGACAATTACCCGCCTTTTACAAGCCGTGAACTTCCCCAAGGCGGCATGGCGACCACACTGGTGATCAACGCCTTCAAAAAATCTGGTTATTTGGTTGAAGAAATCGAATGGCTTCCATGGAAAAGAGGGGTTACGCTCACACAGCGAGGACAGTACCATGCTACATTCCCCTATGGTTGGACCCCAGAACGCGCAGAATATTTCTATTTTTCGGCTCCCTTCTTTCCGACAAAAAAATATGCTTGGTCGCGTTTGGGGCAAGCAAACACATTAACGAACGAAGAAGATTTACAGGGAACGGTTTATTGTAACCCGCGCGGATATGCGGACTTTGGGAAAATAAAGGAACTTATAGATCGAAACCTACTCCGCCGTGAGACACCCAATAGTATGCTGCATTGCTTCAAAATGTTGCTGCAAAAGCGGGTTGATTTCGTCAGTGCGGCCCCCAACGATGCCATGAAAGCACTTTTAGAGGCTGAGATATCGCCACAAGAGGTTCAACGATCTGAATTTGTTGTTACAGAAATCCCGCTTCATGTGATTGTACCCAAACAAATACCACGGGCTCAGGACATAATTGACGCCTTTAACAAGGGGTTAATTATACTCCGGGAAAATGGCCGTTATGAGGTTCTAAAGGAAGAATTCAATTGGGTGGAGTAA
- a CDS encoding SDR family NAD(P)-dependent oxidoreductase, whose protein sequence is MILITGASSGLGAALANIYGNEGRSLLLTGRNEQRLAQVVSTISGEVTTISADLCQSREISALLDSLPQAPDTVIHCAGSGYFGAIEQQQPDSIGELIHNNLTATILLLRELVKRYRNDKISVVVVMSTAAQVAKAGESTYCAVKWAIRGLVESLRLELKGSPMKLIAVYPGGMATDFWKTSGKELDTSGFMTAQEAAIMLKQALVSTDHGYVSDITINRA, encoded by the coding sequence ATGATTTTAATTACTGGTGCCAGCAGTGGCTTAGGGGCCGCGCTGGCAAATATATATGGCAACGAGGGGCGTTCGCTATTGCTCACCGGGCGTAATGAGCAACGCCTTGCCCAAGTGGTGAGCACTATTTCCGGTGAGGTCACCACCATCTCCGCCGACTTGTGCCAATCCCGGGAAATATCGGCGCTGCTAGACTCACTGCCACAGGCCCCAGATACCGTGATCCATTGCGCTGGCAGTGGTTATTTCGGTGCAATCGAACAGCAACAGCCAGACTCGATCGGTGAACTGATCCACAACAACCTGACGGCGACGATCTTGTTGCTGCGGGAGTTGGTGAAGCGCTATCGCAATGACAAGATCAGTGTCGTTGTAGTCATGTCGACGGCGGCCCAGGTCGCCAAAGCCGGCGAGTCCACCTATTGCGCAGTCAAATGGGCGATACGGGGACTGGTCGAGTCTCTGCGCCTGGAGCTCAAAGGTAGCCCGATGAAGTTGATCGCCGTCTACCCCGGGGGCATGGCCACTGATTTCTGGAAAACCAGTGGCAAGGAGCTCGATACCTCGGGGTTTATGACCGCCCAGGAGGCCGCCATCATGTTAAAACAGGCTCTGGTCAGCACAGATCATGGTTATGTGTCAGATATTACGATCAATCGAGCCTAG
- a CDS encoding transposase: MPCPRSTQISLEDTPYYHCCSRVVRRAHLCGDDKYTGKNYDHRRGWVETQLLKLTEVFAIDVAAYAVMSNHLHLVLYIDLETVNTWSDREVVEQWHKCFKGTEITQKFAKGEVIDEYQVAQLKHLIATYRSRLSDISWFMRCLNEPIARKANDEDNCTGHFWEGRFKSQALLDEAAVLACMAYVELNPIRAKVAQTPENSDYTSLQLRVKAALKGKQPVKLLSFIGNEHEQQAKGINFDLKDYLDLVDETGRILRDDKRGEISVNAARILTRLNIPSDNWIKLTADFGKLFHGPVGTLQELTSYCEHLEKRRRHFSQCCQYLQAS, encoded by the coding sequence ATGCCCTGCCCTCGAAGTACTCAAATTAGTCTCGAAGACACACCTTACTATCACTGCTGTAGTCGCGTAGTCCGCCGCGCCCATCTCTGCGGAGACGACAAATATACAGGCAAAAACTATGACCATCGTCGGGGTTGGGTAGAAACGCAGCTCCTCAAATTGACAGAGGTGTTTGCTATTGATGTGGCTGCCTATGCCGTGATGAGTAATCATCTGCATTTAGTGCTGTATATTGATTTAGAGACGGTCAATACCTGGTCCGATAGAGAGGTGGTTGAACAGTGGCATAAATGTTTCAAGGGTACAGAGATTACACAGAAGTTCGCTAAAGGAGAGGTTATTGATGAGTACCAAGTGGCTCAGTTAAAACATCTCATTGCCACTTATCGCTCACGTCTCAGTGATATTAGCTGGTTCATGCGTTGTCTCAATGAACCCATAGCTAGGAAAGCCAACGATGAAGATAACTGCACCGGGCATTTCTGGGAGGGAAGGTTTAAAAGCCAAGCTTTACTCGATGAAGCGGCCGTTTTAGCGTGTATGGCTTATGTTGAACTGAACCCTATCCGTGCGAAGGTAGCTCAAACACCAGAAAATTCTGATTATACCAGCCTTCAGCTAAGAGTTAAGGCGGCCTTGAAGGGGAAGCAACCGGTAAAACTATTATCTTTTATTGGCAATGAGCATGAGCAGCAAGCTAAAGGTATCAACTTTGACCTTAAAGACTACTTAGATCTAGTTGATGAAACGGGCCGTATACTTCGTGATGATAAGCGAGGTGAAATTTCAGTCAATGCAGCAAGAATACTGACACGACTCAATATTCCCAGTGATAACTGGATAAAACTCACTGCTGATTTTGGTAAGCTATTCCATGGGCCTGTAGGCACCTTGCAGGAGCTAACGAGCTACTGTGAACACTTAGAGAAGCGACGACGGCATTTCTCTCAATGTTGTCAGTATTTACAAGCAAGCTGA
- a CDS encoding DUF2999 family protein yields MNPILAILKEHNVSDAQIKDLFQTLTENPMAAMATIGQLGIPPEKLQQLMGLVMQNPALIKEAVVELGLDFSKVEAAKAQLQK; encoded by the coding sequence ATGAATCCCATTCTTGCGATCTTAAAAGAGCACAATGTTAGCGACGCACAGATCAAAGACCTGTTCCAGACTCTGACCGAAAACCCTATGGCTGCTATGGCCACAATCGGCCAGTTAGGTATCCCACCAGAGAAGCTACAACAGCTCATGGGGCTAGTCATGCAGAACCCTGCCCTGATAAAAGAAGCCGTTGTTGAACTAGGCCTGGATTTCTCGAAAGTTGAAGCCGCAAAAGCACAACTACAGAAGTAG
- a CDS encoding AraC family transcriptional regulator, producing the protein MNKKLANEQISASSTSQVIAKTIHMPANFVDDWHTHIWHQIIFPVTGLLQSDIGKSSFIVPHNAILFVPANTPHKSVAVTQTRFLSLYLNPSHSAMGQNMKFLNEPKSCLVTPFLKELILLLIQGDKATQTEEMTAHLLLVLNDQLVLANSYQIPLLIPDDRRLKTIFSQLKQQPDLQLTLSDWARRVGASERTLSRLCAKEFNQSFSLWRQNVRLVLALQLLESKQSINSIALDLGYQSDSAFIHAFKGLFNQTPTQYRKEYRKNALA; encoded by the coding sequence ATGAATAAAAAGTTAGCCAATGAACAAATCAGCGCATCTAGCACTAGCCAAGTCATAGCTAAGACTATCCATATGCCCGCTAATTTTGTTGATGACTGGCATACACACATCTGGCATCAGATCATTTTTCCAGTCACTGGGCTACTGCAATCTGATATTGGCAAGAGCAGCTTTATCGTTCCACACAATGCCATACTCTTTGTTCCGGCAAATACCCCACATAAATCAGTCGCCGTGACTCAAACACGGTTCTTATCCCTCTACTTAAACCCGAGCCATTCAGCCATGGGGCAAAACATGAAATTTCTGAATGAGCCAAAATCTTGCTTAGTGACACCGTTTCTAAAAGAACTGATCCTGCTCTTGATACAAGGCGATAAAGCCACACAGACAGAAGAGATGACAGCACATCTGCTTTTAGTCCTCAATGATCAGCTAGTGCTAGCAAACAGTTATCAGATCCCCCTATTAATCCCAGATGACCGAAGACTAAAAACGATATTTTCTCAGCTAAAGCAACAGCCAGATTTACAACTCACCTTATCTGATTGGGCGAGAAGGGTCGGAGCATCAGAAAGAACACTATCCAGGCTGTGCGCCAAGGAGTTCAATCAATCCTTTTCACTATGGAGGCAGAATGTCCGGCTAGTGCTGGCGCTGCAACTGTTAGAAAGCAAACAATCAATCAACAGCATCGCCCTGGATCTAGGCTACCAATCAGATTCAGCCTTTATCCATGCGTTTAAAGGCTTATTCAATCAAACACCCACCCAATACCGAAAAGAGTATCGAAAGAACGCCCTCGCCTAG
- a CDS encoding glutamine amidotransferase-related protein, producing MHVHFIIHESYEGPGAFTQWISGRGFKQTSTRLYLGDELPNLLDFDLLVILGGPQSPSTSVETCSYFNANNEISLISRCIEAGKAILGVCLGAQLIGEALGAKFELSPSTEIGYFPIMLTDIGQSHSKLKHFKHQEVVGHWHNDMPGILPSTKVLASSIGCPRQIVEYSELVYGFQCHLEFTKESMQGLVNSALDTSLVASEPWVQSREVLLATDTTSMNTLLFSFLDDLIDNYRQTL from the coding sequence ATGCATGTTCATTTTATTATTCACGAATCCTATGAAGGTCCCGGGGCTTTTACTCAGTGGATATCGGGCAGAGGTTTTAAACAGACCAGTACCCGGTTATATCTGGGGGATGAATTACCAAACCTGCTTGATTTCGATCTACTGGTTATCCTTGGCGGGCCTCAATCTCCGTCAACATCAGTAGAAACGTGTTCTTATTTCAATGCAAACAACGAAATAAGTCTTATCAGCCGGTGTATTGAAGCTGGTAAGGCGATTCTTGGTGTTTGTCTGGGGGCGCAATTGATAGGTGAAGCGCTAGGGGCCAAATTTGAACTTAGTCCGTCTACCGAAATTGGCTATTTTCCTATCATGCTTACAGACATAGGGCAGAGTCATTCCAAACTCAAACACTTTAAGCACCAAGAAGTTGTTGGCCATTGGCACAATGACATGCCGGGAATCTTGCCATCGACTAAGGTACTGGCATCGAGTATTGGCTGTCCCCGGCAAATTGTTGAGTATTCAGAACTTGTCTACGGCTTTCAGTGTCACCTAGAGTTCACCAAGGAAAGTATGCAAGGGCTAGTTAACTCAGCGTTAGATACAAGTCTGGTGGCGAGTGAGCCTTGGGTTCAGAGCAGGGAAGTCCTGCTTGCAACTGATACTACAAGTATGAACACATTGTTGTTTTCTTTCCTTGATGACCTAATCGATAACTATAGGCAGACACTGTAA
- a CDS encoding DUF2799 domain-containing protein, with translation MKFKILAVITALSLTQCTSMNMEQCQLADWYSIGMSDGNNGAVSYTVNDYIKDCNEFGLAVNSEKWTAGYQAGLKNYCQTENGYKLGLQGAYYNGVCSNNEFLKRYNEGHRKYEIKQRISSIESRLKGINHEITSLNKKINAGQEVANNKEDKKSLKREENKLEKELMLLRIGAADILPIQFIF, from the coding sequence ATGAAATTTAAAATACTGGCAGTAATAACAGCCTTAAGCCTGACTCAATGTACAAGTATGAATATGGAGCAATGCCAACTTGCAGATTGGTATTCCATAGGTATGAGTGACGGTAATAACGGCGCAGTGTCTTATACCGTCAATGACTATATCAAAGACTGTAATGAGTTCGGTTTAGCCGTGAATAGCGAAAAGTGGACTGCAGGCTATCAAGCCGGGCTTAAGAACTACTGCCAGACAGAAAATGGTTACAAGCTGGGATTACAAGGGGCTTACTACAATGGTGTTTGCTCCAATAATGAATTCCTAAAAAGATATAATGAAGGCCATCGCAAATACGAGATAAAACAGCGGATCTCAAGTATTGAATCGAGACTGAAAGGTATCAATCATGAAATAACCAGCCTGAATAAAAAAATTAATGCAGGCCAAGAGGTCGCTAATAACAAAGAAGACAAAAAGAGCCTGAAACGAGAAGAAAATAAGTTAGAAAAAGAGCTAATGCTACTGCGTATCGGTGCTGCAGATATACTCCCGATCCAATTCATCTTCTAA
- a CDS encoding VOC family protein, producing MKVQQKAPALTGIDHLHLYVENKQAALEWYKNILGFSPVDTLADWNTESGPLTIEDASGIIHLALFTRDIQPPVTSIAFKTSGEQFLLWLIHFAHQKIKLRVADHQVSWSIYFKDPDGNMHEITTSEHKFVTDNIKQ from the coding sequence ATGAAGGTTCAACAAAAGGCACCAGCGCTAACAGGCATAGATCATCTCCATTTGTACGTGGAAAACAAGCAAGCAGCTCTTGAGTGGTATAAGAATATATTAGGTTTTAGCCCAGTCGACACGCTAGCTGACTGGAATACCGAATCGGGTCCGCTCACTATCGAAGATGCCAGCGGTATTATTCATCTTGCCTTATTCACCCGTGATATCCAGCCTCCCGTTACCTCAATTGCCTTTAAAACCAGTGGTGAACAGTTTCTACTCTGGCTAATCCATTTTGCACACCAAAAGATAAAATTAAGAGTCGCCGATCACCAAGTCTCTTGGTCAATATACTTCAAAGATCCCGACGGAAACATGCATGAAATAACCACTAGCGAACATAAATTCGTTACCGATAACATCAAACAATAA
- the soxR gene encoding redox-sensitive transcriptional activator SoxR, with translation MNSKSISSAMDSVTPTELSVGKVAKRAGVSVQTVHFYEEKGLIHSARNSGNQRRYHGNVLRRIAVVKSAQRLGISLNEIAEVFAKLPKHKSLSTAQWQQMSLSWRKQLQARIDRLTQLRDQLDTCIGCGCLSIKSCKLRNPGDEAANKGPGAVFLQQ, from the coding sequence ATGAATTCGAAATCTATCAGTTCGGCGATGGATTCTGTGACCCCGACTGAGTTAAGTGTTGGAAAAGTGGCAAAACGTGCAGGTGTAAGTGTACAAACGGTTCATTTCTATGAAGAGAAGGGACTTATTCACAGTGCAAGAAATTCGGGCAATCAACGCCGTTATCACGGTAATGTATTGAGACGAATTGCTGTTGTTAAGTCGGCGCAACGATTAGGGATATCGTTAAACGAGATTGCAGAGGTATTTGCTAAACTACCAAAACATAAGTCCCTTTCTACGGCGCAGTGGCAGCAAATGTCATTGAGTTGGCGCAAGCAATTACAAGCGCGAATCGATCGACTTACTCAACTCAGAGATCAACTCGATACTTGCATAGGCTGTGGGTGTTTATCCATTAAGTCTTGTAAGTTGCGTAATCCTGGCGATGAAGCCGCGAACAAAGGTCCTGGCGCCGTTTTTTTGCAGCAGTAA
- a CDS encoding substrate-binding periplasmic protein codes for MNQIMIKHQNDSQYITSFVSFLPKHTCQLLALLISIISLGSIERVYADSLVALDPLMESEPATMRICYEDKTHFPFTTKESISDSNTLGLRGTLADLIMTSAHTSSLPIQLVRLPWKRCIQHLAQGKTDAIFAAIWTQERETWGVFPKLNGNINLDQRLWRGRYRVFTHKHSNLKWSNGQFSGLKLGVAAPLGYIAHEKLSKLGTLPANNLTPSEGFILLAKGRLDGYVIETYIGKNMIKQLNLTDELTALKEDFMHVNWYMPVSHQWYRQHPELTLKFWQTLAEVREEQGDAIFNSYINP; via the coding sequence ATGAATCAAATTATGATTAAGCATCAAAATGACTCTCAATATATAACCTCATTCGTTTCATTTTTGCCTAAGCATACCTGCCAGTTGTTGGCGCTACTAATATCAATAATAAGCCTAGGGAGCATAGAGAGGGTTTATGCCGACAGCTTAGTCGCCCTAGATCCGCTCATGGAAAGCGAACCAGCCACCATGCGGATCTGTTATGAAGATAAAACCCATTTTCCCTTCACAACTAAGGAGAGCATCAGCGATAGCAATACCCTTGGTTTACGCGGCACCTTGGCGGACCTAATTATGACATCCGCACACACTTCAAGCCTGCCTATACAACTCGTTAGGCTACCTTGGAAACGCTGTATTCAACATCTAGCCCAAGGGAAAACCGATGCTATTTTTGCGGCTATATGGACACAAGAAAGAGAGACTTGGGGGGTATTCCCTAAGCTAAATGGCAATATCAATTTAGATCAACGTTTATGGCGGGGCAGATATCGTGTATTTACCCATAAACACTCGAATCTTAAATGGAGCAACGGACAATTTTCAGGGCTGAAATTAGGTGTAGCTGCGCCATTAGGTTATATCGCCCATGAGAAACTGTCTAAGTTAGGGACATTACCCGCCAACAACTTAACGCCGAGTGAAGGGTTTATCCTACTCGCCAAAGGAAGGCTCGATGGCTATGTGATTGAGACATACATAGGGAAAAACATGATTAAACAGCTGAACTTAACCGATGAGCTCACTGCATTAAAGGAAGATTTTATGCACGTAAATTGGTATATGCCTGTGTCTCACCAGTGGTACCGGCAACATCCAGAACTTACGCTAAAATTTTGGCAAACATTAGCTGAAGTGAGAGAGGAGCAAGGTGACGCAATTTTCAATAGCTATATCAATCCGTAG